The following nucleotide sequence is from Metamycoplasma phocicerebrale.
TATAATATGCGTGTTAATGTTGTTCCAACAAATAAACCTATTATAAGAATTGATGATAAAGACGAAATATATGTTGATATGCATTCAAAATGACAAGCTGTAACGAAAGAAGTTAAAAGAGCTTATCAACGTAAACAGCCTATTCTAATAGGTACTGCACAAGTGGAAGATTCAGAAGTTCTACATGAATATTTATTAAATGAAGGAATACCTCACACTGTTTTAAATGCAAAACAAGATGCATCAGAAGCAGATATTATTTCTCATGCTGGAGAGTTAGGTGCTGTAACAATAGCAACAAATATGGCTGGCCGTGGAACTGATATTAAACCTACTAAAGAAGCTTTAGAAGTTGGCGGTTTATACGTATTGGGCACTGAAAAAGCAGAATCGCGTAGAATTGATAATCAATTAAAGGGTCGTTCAGGGCGTCAGGGAGATATAGGCTATACTAAATTCTTTCTTTCATTAGATGATCAATTAATTTTAAGGTTTTCAGTTCAAGATAAGTGAAAAGAAATTTTTAAAGAATATGGTTCAGATCCAATACCTGGTGAATCAATTAGATCAGCCTTTTTAAGAGCTCAAAAGAAAATTGAAGGTTTTAACTATGACAACCGTAAAAGTGTTTTAAATTTTGATGACGTTATTAGACAACAACGTGACTTAATTTATGAACAACGTGATTTAATATTAGAGAGAGATGATCTGGGCTCAATTATTAGAAAAATGTTTCAAGTTGCAGTTAAGCAAATTGTAAATAATCCTTATTTTGTTCAAAAAAATGATACTATGGATTTTGAAAACTTTACTAGACATTTAAATGAAAATTTTATGGTATTAACAAAACATGTTTTTACAGTTGATGAAATTAAAAAAATGGATCGTGAAGAACTTATTAATTACATTGTTTTAATTTGATATAAAGAATATGATATTTTAAGAGAAAATATTATTGAAAAATATGGTCTTACTGCTTTAGCTAACTCAGAGAGAAATATAATTTTATCTGTTTTTGATAATGGTTGACAAGATCATATTAATATAATGGATAAATTACGTCGTAGCACTCATTTAGTACAATATGCTCAAAAGAATCCATATCAAATTTATACAAAATTAGGTTCAAAAAAATTTAAAGAACTAACAGATAGAATAGCTTTAGAATGTAGTATTAATTTATTAAATAATTATGATGCCCTGCCTTCTTCAAATAGCCAAATTGATTTACCATGAATTAATAACTCAGATAATAATGCTACAGCAAGTTTAGAACAAGTTAATGATTTTATTAATTATTTATTAGATTCTGAAAGAAGACATTTAATTTCACAAGGTATTGATGAAAAAGAAATTGAAAAGCAAATAGAATTTAAGAAAAACGAGATTTTTGCAGATTTAAAATTAAGATTAGAAAAAATAGTAAACTCAAACAAAAAAGAAAAAACAGAACAAGAAACTAAATAAAAATAAAATCCTTCAGTCGCTACTTAAGGATTTTTATTATTATTTTTTATATTCTCAATGGTGGTTTATGTAATAATCTATAGCTTTTTCAAGTATTTCTCTATCAGCATCATAGGTTATTTTATTTACTAAAGCTTCCTTAGCAATTACTCATTCAACAACATCTGTTTCTCCTGGTTGCTTTTTTAAATCAAAAGATTTAGGAATGGCTAAAAAGAATATAACATCTTTTGTTATACCTGGAAATGGA
It contains:
- the secA gene encoding preprotein translocase subunit SecA, yielding MKFFKFKSTEMRIAEHTLKKINQLEDSIKLLSDDELKAKTIEFKERLKLGETREDIRPEVFAVAREATKRILGKRPYDVQMIGGIILDLGSVAEMKTGEGKTITSIAPVYLNTLDGSSVIVSTVNEYLAERDAEEMGQVFKFLGLSVGINKAQMPAMLKRQAYACDVVYSVHSELGFDYLRDNMAMSKEEKVQRGLDFILLDEVDSILIDEAKTPLIISGGDQEESSMYNIADLFVRTLNFEDYFIDEETKSVYLTDKGIEKANKYFNFNNLYDLENSELVHRIQNALRAHKVMKLDVEYIVRDDKIELVDSFTGRIMEGRAYSEGLQQAIQAKEKVEIESETKTLATITYQNFFRLFKKISGMTGTAKTEEKEFIDIYNMRVNVVPTNKPIIRIDDKDEIYVDMHSKWQAVTKEVKRAYQRKQPILIGTAQVEDSEVLHEYLLNEGIPHTVLNAKQDASEADIISHAGELGAVTIATNMAGRGTDIKPTKEALEVGGLYVLGTEKAESRRIDNQLKGRSGRQGDIGYTKFFLSLDDQLILRFSVQDKWKEIFKEYGSDPIPGESIRSAFLRAQKKIEGFNYDNRKSVLNFDDVIRQQRDLIYEQRDLILERDDLGSIIRKMFQVAVKQIVNNPYFVQKNDTMDFENFTRHLNENFMVLTKHVFTVDEIKKMDREELINYIVLIWYKEYDILRENIIEKYGLTALANSERNIILSVFDNGWQDHINIMDKLRRSTHLVQYAQKNPYQIYTKLGSKKFKELTDRIALECSINLLNNYDALPSSNSQIDLPWINNSDNNATASLEQVNDFINYLLDSERRHLISQGIDEKEIEKQIEFKKNEIFADLKLRLEKIVNSNKKEKTEQETK